A single window of Pseudarthrobacter defluvii DNA harbors:
- a CDS encoding ankyrin repeat domain-containing protein: MSLAPGIEVPVDPAGRSPLHCSALTNDADEVRRLTAEGESVDSADRQGFTPLHLTSQEHALGAAAAMHDLGATVDQVNSFGNTPLFVAVFNSSGRPWMIDLLPSRGADPLHSNQSGQTPAGLARLIGNYDVAQYFDDVP, encoded by the coding sequence CCGGTCCCCGCTCCACTGCTCAGCACTCACAAATGACGCGGATGAGGTGAGGCGGCTGACAGCCGAGGGTGAGTCCGTAGACTCAGCCGACAGGCAGGGATTCACTCCGCTGCATCTCACGTCCCAGGAACACGCCCTGGGAGCTGCTGCGGCAATGCATGACCTTGGCGCGACGGTCGACCAGGTCAACTCCTTCGGCAATACACCGTTGTTTGTTGCTGTCTTCAACTCAAGCGGCCGGCCCTGGATGATCGATCTGCTGCCTTCCCGCGGTGCAGATCCGCTGCATTCAAACCAGTCAGGGCAGACCCCTGCGGGACTGGCCAGGCTGATCGGCAACTATGACGTGGCGCAGTACTTCGACGATGTCCCCTGA